In one Candidatus Paceibacterota bacterium genomic region, the following are encoded:
- a CDS encoding sugar phosphate nucleotidyltransferase produces the protein MSLELNRTVAVVLAGGFGTRVAHLLPGVPKPMASVAGKPFLEWVVRFLATQGIRKVILSTGHLADVVEAHFRRRPVPAVNIRCVAEDRPLGTGGGFLNAVRHAGEAPDTWLVLNGDSLVFADLAQASSELKHPEAAGVVIGCAVADASRYGTLAIGPSGDLRGFSEKRPGKGVINAGIYLLRSSLLRLFPNRLPLSLEQHVFPQLLTQGAVLKVCAVDAPFLDIGTPESLRQAESFVGRNRARFSD, from the coding sequence ATGAGTCTGGAGCTGAACCGGACGGTGGCGGTCGTGCTGGCGGGCGGCTTCGGAACCCGGGTAGCGCATTTGCTGCCCGGTGTGCCCAAGCCCATGGCATCGGTGGCGGGCAAGCCTTTTCTTGAGTGGGTCGTGCGCTTCCTGGCGACACAAGGTATTCGGAAAGTCATTCTTTCCACGGGCCACCTGGCCGATGTGGTGGAGGCGCACTTTCGGCGCCGGCCCGTGCCTGCGGTGAACATCAGATGTGTTGCGGAGGACCGACCGCTGGGGACAGGAGGCGGCTTCCTGAACGCGGTTCGGCATGCCGGCGAGGCTCCCGACACATGGCTGGTGTTGAATGGCGACTCACTGGTCTTTGCTGATCTCGCGCAGGCGAGTTCGGAGTTGAAACACCCCGAGGCAGCCGGCGTCGTTATTGGCTGCGCGGTGGCAGACGCTTCCCGCTACGGCACCCTCGCCATCGGACCGTCCGGTGATCTAAGAGGTTTCTCGGAAAAACGGCCCGGGAAGGGAGTGATCAATGCCGGCATTTACTTGTTGCGCAGCTCGCTGCTGCGCCTATTCCCCAACCGGCTGCCGCTGAGCCTCGAACAACACGTGTTTCCACAACTGCTCACGCAAGGGGCTGTGCTCAAAGTATGCGCGGTTGATGCCCCGTTCCTCGACATCGGTACCCCTGAATCGCTGCGGCAAGCCGAGTCTTT